The nucleotide window CCAATTGCCGTTGGGTATTGTTTATAGGTATTTATAAGTCTGTTAAAATAGTTAGGTTCTAAAATGGTATCATCATCTAAAAAACAAACAACTTCAGTATCTTTTTCTAGTTTACTTATACCATAATTACGTTGCTTTGTTAGGCCTTTATCTTTTTCACCTACCTTATAATATTCTGTATTTATAAAATTACCATTAGATACTAAATGCTTTGTTTTTTCATTTTCTGAAGCATCAATAATTAGCACATAATTGGGATATAACGTTTGCTTTAAAACAGATTTAAGCAGTTTTTCTAGAGCCAAAGAACGATTGTATGTGCAAATGATTAAACTAAAGTTCATAATTATCTTGGCTTCTGTTTTTTATGAATTAGCGCTTGCGCCATGGATTCGCTCACTTGCCAACGCTTCCTAAAACGTTTAAGATATGCAATTGGGTTCTTAATATGTTGATGCTTATAATATTTAAGACACAAAATAGTCTTATATCCTAAAAGTTGTGTTTTGGTATGATGCAACTTTCTAAAAAGCATAATACTAGGTGATGGTTTGGGTGGCAACGCCGTGTTTTTGATATTCTCTTTTAAATTTGAAGCTCTAAAACCACCCAGAGGTGCCTTTAGATGTAGTAATTTTAGCTGTGATATATAGATAATGTCTTCGCCAATGCGTCTTAACTGCATTCCAAAATCAACATCTTCACCATAACCATGCTCAAAAGCCATATTAAACCTGAGGGTTTTAAGGACACCTGCATTTACTATACTGCAACCAGAACCAAAAGCTGCCCATTGTATTATCACTTTTGTTTGGTCAATCTCATTTAGTTGTAGGCATGCAAAATTAAGAACATTAGTGCCCAACTGCTGTAAATATACTAGTGCCTGCTGTAATAATGATGTGTCGTTTATTCTAATATCATCATCTGCAAAAAAAACATAGTTAGACGTTATAAGGTCTAAGGCCATATTGCGCGCATTACATGCTCCTGTCTTATGAATAAACTTATGAACTATTTTAAAAGGCCATGTTTCGTTGTATATGTAATCTAATTCTGAGCTTGATGTTTTATCTGGATTCTGCTCTACAATAATAATTTTAGTCGGTAAAATGGATTGTAACTTTAGGTCTTTCAGGAAGTTATACAGATAGGTCTTTCTACCCATTGTTGGTATAATAACATCTATAGATGGATTTGTAGTTTTAATGTTAGTATTGTCCACGGTAGGTAGCACACTAAAATCAATCTTACGCTTCTTAAAAACAACGCCATAAAAGCATCCTAAAACTGTAAGTCGTTTTTCGTAAATCAAAAGATTAATAAAAAATAAAACAAGCCATCTTTTTTTGTAGTGCAACGCAATAAACCTATAGAGATCATATATGCTTGCAGTTTTATGCTTAATATTTACTCTGTTAGATAGCAACTGAGGTACAGAATAACACCACAGACCAACAGCCATGCCTAACTTTGCTATAGAATTAAGTGCAAAATCGAAATTTTTGTCATTAACTGTATGGCGAAATTTTAATAAATTTTTTGAATGAATAACACCACAATCACTTCCCATTAACCAAGTAGAATACTTCACACTTTTATCTACATTTATGAATGGTGAATCTTCAACATAACCGATTTTACAGCCTATGTAAGGCAACGTGGTATATGACCACATAAAATGAGGCTTAAAATTATTTAAGATATATTCTCTGTTTATACAAGTTTGAAGACGCTCTTGGTACCATAATAAGACTTCGTCTTGGTGGTGGGCAGCAACAACATATATTTGATTAATTAAAGTTTGATTATTGTCTATACCCGAAAGTTCAACACGCCTTCCATTTTTATATAAATCTATAATTTTATAGCCATTATGTTTTACTTCAATCACTTGCTTATAAGTTTTTTGTAAAACTCAATATTTTTTCTAGCCTGAAACGTCATGTTAAACTCCTTATCTACTTTTAATCTAGCAGCCTTACCAATTTCAATACATTTTGGTATATCGTTTAGTAATTCAATAATTCTATAAGCGTATAACTGATGTTGGCTAGGATGTACTAAATAACCATTTTTACCATCGTCTATTAACGATTTTGCCCAACCAATATTAGTATTAACTACTGCCTTTTGTAAAGCCATAGACTCTATGGTAACCATCCCTAAGGTCTCTGCAAAAGAAGGAAAAACACAAACATGAGCACTTTTTATATAATCCTTAACATTACTGTAAGGTACCTTACCCAAATACGTAGTATGATTTAAGGCTTTTGAGGATAATTTTGCTTTAAATAACGAATAAGTAGATGCATTACCCGTCTGTATATCTGCACTATCTGCACCGACCAAAATTAGTTTTGCATTAGGGTTAGAATCTATAACTAGATTAAAAATTGATGCCAATTCTAAAACTCCTTTTTTTCTTATAACGGTGCCTATGTAAAGTATAGTATTGGGTTCAAAAACCGAAGGGTTATCGTTTTTAAAATCATCTAATGTTATACCGTAATGAATAGTCTTTATTCTATTTTCTTTTAAACGGAATAACCGTTTGGTTTGCTCACCTGCAAAATCAGTTGGTGCTATGTAAGCATCTGCTGCTTTGATGGCTTTTTGCTCCAAAAAACGGTTTTTCCATTTTTGAGGACGTTTTTCTAAATGGCAAAAGTAGGTATCGCTGCCATGAAATCTTATAACTAGTGGTAACTTAAACTTCATAAAAGCTGTGATACCTGTCCAATCTGGCGCTTCTAAAAGCTCAATACCTTCTTCTATGCAAATAGTATTGATACGCTTATTTACATAGCGCCTGTACAACAACCAATTAAGTGCAATAAACGTTCTGTGTTTTATCTTATAGAGCTTAATATTATTTTCTTTGATGATTTCATCTTTGTTTTGCCCCATAACAAATACACTAACGTTATGGCCTTCTTTAGACAGCGCTAATACTAAATGTTTTATGCTGGTGCCCAAACCACCAGAATTACCTGTAGATGGATGTGGATACTCCATTGTGATAAACCCTATGTGCAACTTTTTGTTTGACTCCATTGGCATTAAAGCGCTTTTAAAATCCGTTCCGACGCCTTATCAAAAGGTGCTGTGTTTACTATTTGAAACCATTTGTTTGCCGCTTCAGCAATTTTATCTGACGATTCTATCATTCTTAATACATCTGATTCCATATCTGGGCTATCCAACCAAACAACAACACCTCTACTAGGTTGTGATCTAAAATGGATATAGTTATATACTTTAACACCTTTTTTAATATTTAATTCGGCATCATAATGGTAATTCAGATAAGCACATGGCTTATGATGCGTAGCAAAATCGAAAGCCATTGAGGATCCTAAATTAATGACTCCTACACAATATTTGGCCAAATGCGTCAATAAGACACTATCCTTAGCTTCTGGAAAAATTTGATTCCATTGACCACCATACTGCTTCCATTGAGGCTCAATTGGGACTACAACATCCTTAAAGTCGTTTAAAACAGTATCGTAGCGAGACGAAAAATCTACTGGGCAACGTCTAAAAATCAACCCTATTTTATGTCCTTTATTATTGAGCTCTCTTACCGATTTGGCGACGTCCCTTAGGTACAAATGGTCCTTTGGACTCGTTGTAATATCATCGCCACTAAAGCATAGATAATTGTAATCCTTATTGAGATGGTATGCATTATAAAATTGATCTTTAGTTAAGCCTTCAGCAGCATTATAATAAGGCTCAAATTGAGGTGTACCAGTAACAGATACTTGATGATCTTTAATAAATCGGTGATAGTTGCATAGTTGAAATTTCATAAGGTCACTCCAAACATGATACTCATCTGTAATAACATCTAACGTGGATTTGGGTAAATTATCCCAAGAAAACACAAAACCTATTGTTTTAATATTTAAGGCTTTAGCTGCTTCAATCGGTGCAATAGCCAAAACAGATCTTTGACTTGTGTTATAGACCACATCTGGATTAATTGCTTTAAGCGTTTTAACACAACTTTTATAATATGCTGTTCTGCATTCTAGTTTGTTAGTCTTAAGTCTTAACCATTTTAGACCACTTTCGGTATTACAGAAAAAAATTAAAATCTTAGATAGAATTGTCCTGATAATGTTCTTAACACCCTTGTAAGACCAAGGAAATTTATAGGCATGATAGATTGGGTCTTTATCTCTCCGCGCAAAACAATTTAACTCTACATGCTTACGTGCGTTTTTAAAAACACTTGTAAGAAAATGTAATTTAGGAGGTGGTAGTTTTGTGGTTTTATATCCTAAACTTGAAATGTCAAATGCTGTACCATCCCAAAACATAATGTCGTAACCGGCTTCTTCTGCTTTTTTATAAAACGAAGTGTATGCAAAGTTTCTGAGGCTAACACCATCTGTTAATAAAACTAGAATACGTGGTTTACCCATAATTTTGAAATTGCTTTTGATGGTTTATGGACCATACTTTTGTTGACTCTAAAGTTCTTATAAACAACTCTGCACTATTGCCGTCGCCAAAATTATCTTTTTTATCTTGAGATATGCTACCCAACTGATTAAAAGCCTGTAAAATTTCTGATGTATTACAAGCCACATTAATAATTTTTTTAGAGTTGACTCTATTAAGTTGTCTGCTGCCAATATTAATGGTTGGTATGCCATAATATGGAGCTTCTCTAACACCTGCACTACTGTTACCTATTATAAATTTTGAATTTTTAAGTAGTGTTAAAAAATACTCAAACCTAATGGATGGATAAACCTTAAATCTCTTATTTTCATTTAACTTTTCGTAAGATTTTAAAATATATTTACTACCTAAATCATTATTTGGGTATATAACCACGTAATTTCTGTTACTCTCTATAAGTGCATTAACAAATTCGAGCGCTTTTTTTTCTATGCGTTCTATTTCTGTAGTTACAGGATGAAACATTGCAACAGCATAGTTTTCAAATTCAATCCCATAGTACTCCTTAACCTCGGCTATATTTGGCAGATTGTCTGAAAACATAATATCTACATCTGGCGAGCCTATTGTAAAAATTGAGTGCTCTAACTCTCCCATTTGCATTAATCGCTTTTTGGCTTCTTCGTTAGAAGTGTAATGAATATGGCTTAGTTTTGATACGGAGTGCCTAATAAGTTCGTCTATAGTTCCTGATATTTCACCGCCTTCAATATGTGCCACCAAAATATTATTTAAACTACCGACAATGGCACCTGCTAGGGCTTCTACTCTATCTCCATGTACTACGATGAGATCTGGTTTAATCGTTTTTATGTACTCTGAAAATCCGTTTATGGTCTTAGCTAGCGTTAAGTCCATAGTGGCTTCATCAGTATGGTTTTTAAACGTTGCTACGTTTTTAAAACCGCAACGTTCAACCTCAATAAGTGTGTAACCATACTCGTGCATCATATGCATACCAGTAACAAATATGTAGGGTTCAAACGCGTCGTGATTTTCGACTGCTTGGATTAAAGCTTTTATCTTTCCAAAATCTGCTCTAGTACCTGTTAAAAAAACTAGTCTGCGTTTCATTATTTAACAATGTATGAGATGGCGTTAGAGTAAGGTAATTTTTTAACTTCTACTTGGTCTTTGAAGAAGTCATCAACGGCTTTATTTGTGCCTGCAAAAGCACCATAGTCATCTAAAATAATGATGCCGCCTTTGGTTACTTTTGAGTATAGGCTTTCTAAAATGTATTTGGTAGGCTCATATAAATCTACGTCAATATGTAGTAATGAAATTTTAAGTTGTGGATTGTTTTGAAGGTAAACCTCTAATGTTTTTAGGATATCACCCTCAATGATATCAACATTTTTTCTAAGATTCTGCTTTTCTAAAAGTTGTATTAACTCATCTTTAGAAATGCTCTTTCCGCCTTTAGTTTCTTTAACAAAAGCGTCTCGCCTTAATTTATCATCTTCAAAATTTGCTTCAGGAAAATCACCAAAGACATCAAAACCTATAATCTTACGACTGCTGGTTTGCTCTAACAAATCCCTGAACTTTATCCATCTAAAAAAAGAATTGCCTTTAAAAATTCCGAACTCTACAATCTCTCCTCTAATATCTGAGGTACGTTTAAAAAACTCTAAATGTGTAATAAACTTGCTAAACCTTGAAGGGTCTGCAGTGGCATAGAATCCATTTTCATAGTCGAATCGCTTTTCTAAATCGTATAATTGTTCCATTATTTGAAATCTGAATAATCTAAGTGCTCACCTTCTTCAATATCTCTTGTCGCGGTTTTACCTAATAAATTATTGTAATGTTCAGCCAAAATTTTACCCGTACCTGGTCGTTTTACCCAAATATTATTCTCTGATAATATTTCGCCAGACTTAATATTGGCTATGGTACATACTGTTGCAAAAGCAAAGTCTATAGTTACTTTTTCTTCTGCGGCTGGTTGTTTTGTACCACCACGCATAGACCATATTTCTTGGCTACCGGCAACCAACTGCCTGCAAGCATGCTCATCCATACTACAAACAATATCTGGACCTTGTCTTTTCATGTGGTCTGTAAAATGACGCTCTAAAATGGAGGCTCCTAATGCCACTGCACCTAAACACGCATTATTGTTGAGCGTGTGGTCACTTAGCCCAAAAACATTATCTGGGAAAGCTTTGTGCAACTCTATCATTGCTCCATAACGCACCAGATGTGTAGGCGTAGGATATAAATTGGTAGTATGTAGTAATGCGAGTGGTGTTTTGTGTTTGTTGAAAATGTTCACTGCTTTTTGTACACTCTCAATGGTATTCATTCCGGTACTCATAATTACAGGTTTACCAAATTTAGCAATGTGTTCTAAAAGTGGGTAGTTATTACATTCTCCCGAACCAATTTTATATGCAGGAACATCAAACTTTTTTAATCGTTCTGCGGCAGCTCTAGAGAATGGTGTTGAGATAAAAATCATGCCTTTACTTTCTACATAATTTTTTAGCTCTAACTCTTCATTTTCGTTAAGTGCGCAGCGCTCCATAATTTCGTATATAGACACATCTGCATTACCAGGAATTACTGATTTTGCAGCTTTGCTCATTTCATCTTCTACAATGTGTGTTTGGTGCTTTACCATCTCTGCACCTGCTCTATGTGCTGCATCAACCATTTCTTTGGCTACTGACAAAGCGCCTTCGTGGTTAATCCCTATTTCTGCAATTACCAATGGAGGATAATCTCTTCCTATTTTTCTTCCTGCTATTTCTATAAATGGATTATTTGTCATTATAAGTGTTTAATATGTACTTGGCATACTCCAAATCCTCTAATGTATCAATATCTACTTCTGCAAATTTATGATTTACTTCTAGCGGATACGACGTTTCATCAAAGATAATATCCCTTTTTATCAACTCCTTACTGGTGATGTATAATAGGCCGTTTTCGTAGTACAAAGGTTCTAAATCCTGACTTCGTTGACCAAATGTATAATTAAACGGAATAAAGTTACCGTTGTTAATCTTACCAAGCTTTTTGTAATCCCTACTTACAGTAAATAAACTGGTAAGATTGTTTTGTGTATAGATGCTATAAGCATCTTTTAATAAGGATTTTGGTCGTAATGGATTGGTTGGTTGTAGTAGTATTACATCTGTAAACTGTTCTTTTAAAAACTCTAATGCATGTTTAAGCACTGATACTGTTGTTGAATCATCTAGCGCTAACGCTTTTGGTCTGTCTATAATTTTAGCTCCATAGTCTTTAGCGATTGTCTTTATTTGGGCATCGTCCGTAGAAACGTAAATGTGTTTTATGTTGTAGTGTTGTGCATATTTTATACTATGGGCAATTAGTGGTATACTGCCAAAAGGTAATATGTTTTTATTGGCCAAACGTTTAGATCCGCCTCTGGCAGGGATTATCGCAACTACATTTTTTAATACATTACTCATGCTTTTCTTTTTGCTTCTATACGTTTTCTATGAGCATACTTAACTTTTGTATTGAGTTTTTCCTTTAAATAGTGCACATAATTTTTTAGTGATGGGTTAATAAAAATGACGCGGCCTCCACCCATCCAGTGCGATTTAATAAATGGGCTGTAGTCTCTATTCTTTTCTACGCTTATTACATCTACCGCTATGGCTTTAGGAAATAGTTTCATAATCTTGTCGAATTGATTTTTACGGCATCCTTCTACAAACAATATCGTATCTTTTTTAACCAAAGTCTCCAAAGCCAATAAGTCTGTATCTCCTCCATCGATTATAATGAGGTCGAACTTATTATTGTTAATTTCGTTTACATTATCGTAAATCTTAATATCCTTATAAAACTTGGTGTTAGTCTTTAAGGCATTTAAGCAGAATGCATTGGGTTCGGTTCCTACGTAAGTGATGGGCTTACCTATACTATTGTAATAATAAAGCAATGTATCTGCTATACAGCCAATGCCAAGACCAATTTCTAAAACTGATTTTATATGATACGTTTTACAGAGATTTAAAAGTATATATAATGCATATTCTCCTGAAATATGATCACAGCCCTCATACTGACAAAATTCGTAAAATTTATGTTTTGCGATTTCTAGTTCTTTACCTGGCCTAAGTTTTATCATGATAATTATTTAATAAGTGTTTACTGTCCTAGACCTTAAAAGGGCAAACCGATAGTAATTTGTCTTGTAATGTACTAATATGTCTTTTTTCTGGCAAATTAGGATAGGTTTCAAACATACGCAACGCGTCTTCAACTTTAGGTTTTGTTGTTACTCTGCAAGGTTTATAAAGCGATAAATTTACAGACTCAAAGTAGTCTTGAAATTTAATACCATCACCAAATAGTTTATCTGAAAACTCTACCCAAACTGCTGGAATTCCATAAGCATGCGACACTATTAAACCATGGAGTGAAGACGATAAAACACGCTCGCATTGCAAAAACATATCTGTTGTAGCCTCTATGGATTGGGTCATTAAATCAATAATGCATACTGTAGCATCGTCTTTATACAACGTTTTCACAAATTCGTAGTCGGTGTAATGTGGCACTATTCCTAACTTGTACTTTTTTTTGATCGTTGGATTGTAATATTTTGGCAGTAGCAAAGCAGGATCGCCATAAACTTCTGGAACTTCGTATCCTTGTTTCAATAAGTTTTTTCGGGTTTGAGGACCTCTTACTGCCAAAAACTTAGCCGACCTAACTTTTTGATCTTTTTGAATAATACCGCTTCCCCAAACGACACATTTAGAGTTTACATTTGCCAATATGCTACCAATGGTAACATAAATGGGCTGAACATAATCTAACAAATGCCTCTTCTTTGGATGTACCCATATTATGGTCTTACCCGAGATTTTCTCTGCCAAGTATTTTCCCATTACATCTCCATAATTCTCATTTTGCTTACCCATTAATTGAGGCTCGCTCCACCAAAATAAGCGTATGTTCTTAGATTTAATCATTAGTTGGTTTGAGTTGTATTGTAAAGTGAATACGGTTTAAATCTTTAGCAATTGAGTAGGCATAATTATGATTGTAATAGTGATATAAAATTTTCTGAAGGATTAAGTCGTTAACTGCCTTCATGGTAATATATGGTTGAGACTGTTTGCCAAGCAATTTCTTTAATTGGTATTTAAAGCTTGCGTAATAAGGGTCTTCGGTTATAACAACACTTACTATTTTATTTTTGTATCCATTAAGTTCTTCTCCAAAAAAATGATCTACATGAGACTTAATATTAGAAATTTCTCTAATGACCTCCGGATTATTTAAAAGCAGTGCATCTTCTTCTGTATAGCAAATGCCCCAATTATCTGTATTTACAATTGTTGTTTGCTGCTCTTTGTGCAACAAATAATGACGTTGGTTTAACCGCATTATATTATTGAGACGCGGTAGTTTTGTTAGTTGATTATCTTTCTTTTTGGGATATCTGGGATGCCATTGGTGATATAGTAACACATCTTTTATGCTATTGTTTTTAGCTCCAAATGTTGTTAGGCGTAGGTTTAAATCCTCGTCCTCAGACCCATAAAAATGGAAAAACTCGTCTAATCCTCTTATACTTGTTAAATCTGCTTTTGAAAAAAGACCAATACCAAAGGTATCGCCTTCAAAAGACACTTTAACAGAATTTAAGTTGAGTTGTAATTGTTGCTTTTGGGTTTCTTGCTGAGATAAGTAGCCAATTCTAAACAATGAAAATGATTGTGGTTGGGCATGCTTTAAGACCGTTTCTATAAAATTTTCATTAAATAAAATATCGACATCTGCCGTTATAATATAGTTGCTTTCAGCTTTTCTTATTCCAAAGTTTAGGGTTTTGCTCTTATTCCATAATAAGCCTTTGTGACCAACATAGTAATAGGTTGCAAATTTGTATTTGTCTACAATATCTTTAATGGGTTTTGCAAAGTGCTCTTGGCTTCCGTAATCAACAAAGATGACCTCGAAATCTTTGATAGTTTGCAGCTTTAGAGACAACAAGCTAGAATTAACGCGCTTACCGTCTCGATCTCTGTAAGGAAAAATTATTGTAACCTTTTTATTACTCATTATGATTTTAAGACATACATGGTTAACAGTTAACTTATAAATTGTTTAGAGTTATTAATAATACTATTCATTCCTTCAATCCACTTTTCTTTTGTATAACAGTCTATTTTAGGTGCCAAGTAATTTTCTTTACTACCTAAATAAGCCTCTATAGCAGCAATCCATTCTTCAATAAAATGTGGGTTTTCTATCAATGTCCCTAACTTACCGTGCTGCAATACTTCTGGCACTCCACCCAAAGCCGAGGCAATACAATAATTGCCGCTATGTAACGCTTCTATCAGGCTCATTCCGAAGCCTTCGTGACATAGTGTTGGAAACAAATAACAATCTGATGTTTGGTAATACTCTGGTAAATCATCATTTGGGATTTTACCAAAAAAGCGCACACGATCTATACTTTTTTGTCGTTTTGCCCCTACAACCCATAACTCTATGGCACTGTGCTTTTTTATGAGTTGTTTCCAAACCTTAAGTATTACATCTAAGCCCTTTTTAGGACGGTCTTGAGCGCACCAAAGAAAAACTGTTTTGTTCTCTACTGAATGCTTACGTTTTAACTCTAACTTCTTTTCTACACTAAGGCTATAAAATTTAGAGTTGTCTATGCCATTATGCAACACTGAAAACAAGCAAGGTAAAATGGTGTAATAGTTTTTGTGCGCTCCGTAAGATGCCTGTGTTAAGACTACCATTTCATCAATAAACTCAAAAAACCATCGGCTTCTTGGATTTCCTAAAAACGGTGGATAGCCATGATAAAAAAACTGAATATACAGTTGGTCTCTAAGGTTTGGTTGTTCTAAGAGATTGGTATACAAAGCCTCTGCAAAGCCAAAATTATCTACAATTTGTATAATGTACGTTTCATTAGGTTTTATGTGCTCTAACAACGCATCTACATAGTTTTGGTGCGGTTTTTTCTTAAGCTTCTTTTTTAGTTTTGTGGTTATTGTATTAGGTACTATACAGTACGCTACGTTTTTAAATCTAGTCTTTGGTTCTTCACATACAATGGTGTCTATTAAAACATTGTCCGCCTCAAAATAGTTTTTGTACATCGTTGTCCAACTTCCTATGTCGTGGTAAGGTAATGGGTTTTGGGAAACTAGAATAACCTTAGGCATTGATACTTTTTTAATTTGTTCTTTGCTTTGCAAAGGTATAGGTAGACAACGAACTGTCGTTATATATATTTTGAGTTTAAAATTATACTTTTTTTATTAAAGTTTAAATAACCTGTAACCTTTTCCTGTAAATAAATATACAATAGGAGCTATAAATATGACTCTGGCTAACTTTAGTTTATATCGAGATTTTAAAAAGATACGACATAGGCCTTTTAATGTGAAAAATGCAGTATTGTAATATTTAAAATCTAAAGCATCTTTTACTGTGGTACATAAGGTTTGTAGTAAGATGTGTTCTCTTTCAGGGTTGAGTAGCTTTTTTTTATAATATGTAGTATAAATCTTAAACCTAGACGCTGCTGTAGATCGTATTTTAACCTCTGGAGGGTTGGTGTTTTTTCGCTCGCTGTGGCCACGAGCAAGGTAGGTCACCTTATCTATTATCGTATAGGACAGTGTATCGGATAGCATTTTTAAATGAAATGTCCACTCCTGCGAACTTGCCAAAGACTCATCAAAAGGGTTTACAGGCAGTTTTGATTTTTGCCAAACAATACAACCTGTTTGCCATAAGGTTTTATTGCCCATCATCTCGGCAATTAAATCAGATTTAGGAAAGATATTAGACCAATGATGTTCTATCTCTAATGTCCTATCATTAAAAACCCTAGCTTTACTTACTGATGCCACAATGCGTTTAGCCATGTGTGTCCTAAGGTGCAACTCTAAATGCTCTGGTGTTAATTTATCGTCACTATCTACCCAATTAACAAGCTGGCCTTTACTTTTTTCTAAACCAAAATTTCTAGCAGCATTACCTCCTTTAGGTCTATCTTTTGGTCTATTGTATAATTGTATTCTAGAATCTTTTTGCACATAGCCTTTAACCACTGTCTCTGTATTATCTGTACTACCATCATCTACCACTATACATTCCCAATGAGTATAAGTTTGTGCCATAATGGACTCCAGAGTATCACCAATAATATCAGCCCTGTTATAGGCTGGGATTATTATGGAAATATCGATACTCAAACTCATACCAAAAAGACTAATAATTATTAAAGATTAAATCCATATTAGTTTTAAGATTAAATCTTTGTCTAACAAACTCTTCAGCATTTTTACCCATTTCCTTTCTTAACCCTTCATTATCTATCAAAATTTTTATTGCTTTTGAAAATGATGCAATATCTTTATCTTCAACTAAAAAGCCCGTTTTACTCTCAATTATGGTATCCTTTATGCCTCCAGAGTTAAATGCAACCACAGGAACACCCATTGACTGTGCCTCAGCTGTGACTTGACCCTGCGCTTCTGCTCTTCCTGTTATATCTACAGTTGATGGCATAAGAAAAATATCCGTTTTTTCTAATAAATTTTTAATTTCTATTTGATCTCTGTGTCCTAAAAGTTTTATACTATCTTCTATCCCTAAACGGGTTATAAGATTATCTAACTTATCATAAAGTTTTCCATTTCCGACTATATTATACTTCACTTTATATCCTTGCTTAACTAGTTCACTAATAGACATTATTGCGTACTCATGTCCTTTTAATTCAATTAAACGACCTATAGATAACAATGTAATTGTCCCTTCCTCATGCTGAGAGTAATTTATATTAGCTTTAAAATAATTTACATCTACACCCATTGGGATAATAATAACCTTATTCTTTGGACAACC belongs to Winogradskyella sp. J14-2 and includes:
- a CDS encoding glycosyltransferase family 4 protein, with translation MESNKKLHIGFITMEYPHPSTGNSGGLGTSIKHLVLALSKEGHNVSVFVMGQNKDEIIKENNIKLYKIKHRTFIALNWLLYRRYVNKRINTICIEEGIELLEAPDWTGITAFMKFKLPLVIRFHGSDTYFCHLEKRPQKWKNRFLEQKAIKAADAYIAPTDFAGEQTKRLFRLKENRIKTIHYGITLDDFKNDNPSVFEPNTILYIGTVIRKKGVLELASIFNLVIDSNPNAKLILVGADSADIQTGNASTYSLFKAKLSSKALNHTTYLGKVPYSNVKDYIKSAHVCVFPSFAETLGMVTIESMALQKAVVNTNIGWAKSLIDDGKNGYLVHPSQHQLYAYRIIELLNDIPKCIEIGKAARLKVDKEFNMTFQARKNIEFYKKLISK
- a CDS encoding glycosyltransferase family 2 protein; translation: MIEVKHNGYKIIDLYKNGRRVELSGIDNNQTLINQIYVVAAHHQDEVLLWYQERLQTCINREYILNNFKPHFMWSYTTLPYIGCKIGYVEDSPFINVDKSVKYSTWLMGSDCGVIHSKNLLKFRHTVNDKNFDFALNSIAKLGMAVGLWCYSVPQLLSNRVNIKHKTASIYDLYRFIALHYKKRWLVLFFINLLIYEKRLTVLGCFYGVVFKKRKIDFSVLPTVDNTNIKTTNPSIDVIIPTMGRKTYLYNFLKDLKLQSILPTKIIIVEQNPDKTSSSELDYIYNETWPFKIVHKFIHKTGACNARNMALDLITSNYVFFADDDIRINDTSLLQQALVYLQQLGTNVLNFACLQLNEIDQTKVIIQWAAFGSGCSIVNAGVLKTLRFNMAFEHGYGEDVDFGMQLRRIGEDIIYISQLKLLHLKAPLGGFRASNLKENIKNTALPPKPSPSIMLFRKLHHTKTQLLGYKTILCLKYYKHQHIKNPIAYLKRFRKRWQVSESMAQALIHKKQKPR
- a CDS encoding TylF/MycF/NovP-related O-methyltransferase — protein: MEQLYDLEKRFDYENGFYATADPSRFSKFITHLEFFKRTSDIRGEIVEFGIFKGNSFFRWIKFRDLLEQTSSRKIIGFDVFGDFPEANFEDDKLRRDAFVKETKGGKSISKDELIQLLEKQNLRKNVDIIEGDILKTLEVYLQNNPQLKISLLHIDVDLYEPTKYILESLYSKVTKGGIIILDDYGAFAGTNKAVDDFFKDQVEVKKLPYSNAISYIVK
- the neuC gene encoding UDP-N-acetylglucosamine 2-epimerase, which produces MKRRLVFLTGTRADFGKIKALIQAVENHDAFEPYIFVTGMHMMHEYGYTLIEVERCGFKNVATFKNHTDEATMDLTLAKTINGFSEYIKTIKPDLIVVHGDRVEALAGAIVGSLNNILVAHIEGGEISGTIDELIRHSVSKLSHIHYTSNEEAKKRLMQMGELEHSIFTIGSPDVDIMFSDNLPNIAEVKEYYGIEFENYAVAMFHPVTTEIERIEKKALEFVNALIESNRNYVVIYPNNDLGSKYILKSYEKLNENKRFKVYPSIRFEYFLTLLKNSKFIIGNSSAGVREAPYYGIPTINIGSRQLNRVNSKKIINVACNTSEILQAFNQLGSISQDKKDNFGDGNSAELFIRTLESTKVWSINHQKQFQNYG
- a CDS encoding N-acetylneuraminate synthase family protein, which produces MTNNPFIEIAGRKIGRDYPPLVIAEIGINHEGALSVAKEMVDAAHRAGAEMVKHQTHIVEDEMSKAAKSVIPGNADVSIYEIMERCALNENEELELKNYVESKGMIFISTPFSRAAAERLKKFDVPAYKIGSGECNNYPLLEHIAKFGKPVIMSTGMNTIESVQKAVNIFNKHKTPLALLHTTNLYPTPTHLVRYGAMIELHKAFPDNVFGLSDHTLNNNACLGAVALGASILERHFTDHMKRQGPDIVCSMDEHACRQLVAGSQEIWSMRGGTKQPAAEEKVTIDFAFATVCTIANIKSGEILSENNIWVKRPGTGKILAEHYNNLLGKTATRDIEEGEHLDYSDFK
- a CDS encoding UDP-glycosyltransferase — its product is MGKPRILVLLTDGVSLRNFAYTSFYKKAEEAGYDIMFWDGTAFDISSLGYKTTKLPPPKLHFLTSVFKNARKHVELNCFARRDKDPIYHAYKFPWSYKGVKNIIRTILSKILIFFCNTESGLKWLRLKTNKLECRTAYYKSCVKTLKAINPDVVYNTSQRSVLAIAPIEAAKALNIKTIGFVFSWDNLPKSTLDVITDEYHVWSDLMKFQLCNYHRFIKDHQVSVTGTPQFEPYYNAAEGLTKDQFYNAYHLNKDYNYLCFSGDDITTSPKDHLYLRDVAKSVRELNNKGHKIGLIFRRCPVDFSSRYDTVLNDFKDVVVPIEPQWKQYGGQWNQIFPEAKDSVLLTHLAKYCVGVINLGSSMAFDFATHHKPCAYLNYHYDAELNIKKGVKVYNYIHFRSQPSRGVVVWLDSPDMESDVLRMIESSDKIAEAANKWFQIVNTAPFDKASERILKAL